One Peromyscus leucopus breed LL Stock chromosome 6, UCI_PerLeu_2.1, whole genome shotgun sequence genomic region harbors:
- the LOC114688752 gene encoding LOW QUALITY PROTEIN: 3 beta-hydroxysteroid dehydrogenase/Delta 5-->4-isomerase type 1-like (The sequence of the model RefSeq protein was modified relative to this genomic sequence to represent the inferred CDS: deleted 1 base in 1 codon), with the protein MPGWTCLVTGAGGFLGQRIISLLAQEKELQEVRALDKVFTPETREEFSKLQTKAKVTMLEGDILDAQCLRRACQGISVVIHTAAVIDVSGAIPRQTMVDVNLKGTQNLLEACVQASVPAFIYTSSIDVAGPSSYKEIVLNGHEEEQHENSWSDPYSYSKKMGERAVLAANGYSLKNGGILHTCALRPMYIYGEKSPFIYVIMVRALNNNGILDSIGKFSTVNPVYVGNVAWAHILATRVLRDPKKSPSIQGQFYYISDDTPHQSYDDLNFAVSKDWGLRLGSSWSLPLPLLYWLAFLLETVSFLLRPIYNFRPPFNRHLVTMSNSVFTFSYKKAQQDLGYEPPVSWEEARQKTSQWIGSLVEQHKATMNTKSE; encoded by the exons ATGCCGGGGTGGACCTGCCTGGTGACAGGAGCAGGAGGGTTTCTGGGCCAGAGGATCATCAGCTTGTTGGCTCAGGAGAAAGAGCTGCAGGAGGTCAGAGCCCTGGACAAAGTCTTCACACCAGAAACCAGGGAGGAATTCTCTA AGCTGCAGACAAAAGCCAAGGTGACAATGCTGGAGGGAGACATCCTGGATGCCCAGTGCCTGAGGAGAGCCTGCCAGGGCATCTCTGTTGTCATCCACACCGCTGCTGTCATTGATGTCTCAGGTGCCATTCCCAGACAGACCATGGTGGATGTCAACCTGAAAG GTACCCAGAACCTGTTAGAGGCCTGTGTCCAGGCTAGTGTGCCAGCCTTCATCTACACCAGCTCAATTGATGTTGCAGGACCCAGCTCCTACAAGGAGATAGTTCTGAATGGCCATGAGGAAGAACAGCATGAAAATTCATGGTCTGATCCATACTCATACAGCAAAAAGATGGGTGAGAGGGCGGTGCTGGCAGCCAATGGGTACAGCCTAAAAAATGGTGGCATTTTGCATACTTGTGCCTTGAGACCTATGTATATCTATGGGGAAAAAAGTCCATTCATTTATGTTATAATGGTCAGGGCGCTCAATAATAATGGTATTCTTGATTCTATTGGCAAATTTTCTACAGTTAACCCAGTATATGTGGGTAATGTGGCCTGGGCACACATTCTGGCTACCAGG GTCCTACGAGACCCCAAGAAGTCACCAAGCATCCAAGGTCAGTTCTACTACATCTCAGATGATACGCCTCACCAAAGCTATGATGATTTAAACTTTGCTGTGAGCAAGGACTGGGGCCTCCGCCTTGGTTCCAGTTGGAGCCTTCCTCTGCCCCTGCTCTACTGGCTTGCCTTCCTGCTGGAAACTGTGAGCTTCCTGCTGCGTCCAATCTACAACTTCCGGCCTCCATTTAACCGCCACTTGGTCACAATGTCAAATAGTGTGTTCACCTTCTCCTACAAGAAAGCTCAGCAAGATCTGGGCTATGAGCCACCTGTCAGCTGGGAGGAAGCCAGACAGAAAACTTCTCAGTGGATCGGGTCACTAGTGGAGCAGCACAAGGCGACAATGAACACAAAGTCTGAGTGA